The window TAGCTAAAGATACCTTAGTTGTAAATGTCTCTGCTATGTATAAGAGAAAATAAAGTGTATCTGGACACGTGGGAGCATCTGATTGATCATCAGACCCTATTTTTTTCGTGTTGTAAGATATTTGAATGTGGGGAGCGTGCTTTTGGAATCTAGCAAGCTCATTAGTCCATGTGTTTCCTTAAGCAGCTCCCGTAGGGAATTCTTCGGACATGAGATGGCCAAAGCCAAGGCTTCGGCCAAAAAGAACGCAATTATGGACCTTTGTGGAATTAAGTCCATTTGATGACTTTAGATCATGGTTTGGGCCTGATTGCCCTAAATCCAAATAACTTGGTACCGTATCACATGAAAAATTTAACGATGAGATCTTCTACAAGCTCTCAACTTAATCAAAAGGAAGAGAGTTTGGTTTGTAAGCGTTTCTGGAAAATGTAGAGAAAGTTAGAGAATTTCCATATCTTTCTCTCtgaactcatatatatatatatatatatatatatatatatatatatatattatgaaagTGCTAAGTTAGGAAAAGAATTCAAACTCACACACATAATGGAGGGGGCGACACATAGGGGAATTAGGATAGATTTTACTTTCTTTTAAAACCAATTCTAaattaattaggataaaacTTACATAATTAGTTTAATAACTACACTAATAGAATGACGGGCTTGTTAAGCATGTGTCAAAGTATAACGTATCTCATTTAAGAGCTATAGTAATTTCGAATGTAAGGATTCACATATAAGCATTACTTGCGATATTTATGATCTTCGACCATATAATGTTATCTATTAGCAAATCAGTCCAGTATTCTATAATATTTATGAGTGTCTACGTCGTTGATTGACATTGCATGCCCATTAACACCATCATCTGGAATCATTGTTCACACGATAATAACAAAGTCTTACTATTCAAATCGCACTTCCGACAAACACGAGCAAACATACAACTCTAGTATCTTTTATAAAACTTTATTCCATCTTTATCTTTTCTCCAAAcaagattattattttttctctttttaagcCCTCCAAAACTCCCCACTGAATAAACTCAAAGGCTTAAAGCCAAAGCAAAGGAATAGGAAACAAGGGAGGAGAAATTGAGAACGGGAAAGAAAGTTTACATTGTTATATACAAGGACAATTTAGTCCTATGATGTTTTGTTGCCTAAACTAATTTATTCATGGCTTGGCTATGGCACCATAGTTTTAGCCATAGCCATAGCCAAAGTGTtaaattattgtttttcttaAATGCTTAAAAAAGTGAAAGTTGTCAATTAATGTAATTTTGTAATCTGCTTGAGATGGAAgaggtaaattacaaaaatatcacagattaaataaattattgcaatcttttacaaaaaaaaattgggagTATTTATATGTTGTTTTAATTGTTAGCTTGTTATTTTTGTTTCCTCTTTTTCATGAAGAGAAGATTTGATAAGCCAAACAAGGAATTGTGCTAGTTTTGTCTCCAGAGGCTAGACAGTCAAACCCCCATGGCTCTCTCTCTACTTCCCACTGTCTCTCTCTAATAATATCAATATCAAAGCAGTCTGGGGTTGAGTTCAGGTGAAGCAAACTCATATTTGTTGAAAGTTGAGATCTTTTTTTGTGGTGAGGTTTTCCTTTATGGATTTTGGGGTGGTGGGTTTGGAGGGATTGGTGGGTTCGGAGAACACAAGTTGTGGGTTTGGTTCAGATCGTGGAACAAAGCAAGAAAGGTACGGATCTGGGTTCCTTAAGCAGGAGAGATCTGATACTGTTGAAGATGATTGGAGGAGTTCTAAACTCTCTAAAACTGAATCAATGTTGCTTCCTCAAAGACAGTCTTTACTCAAATCTAATAACACTGCTTCCACTCTCTTCCCTTATGTCCAACACCAACATCAACAGCAACAGCAGCAGATGCTCAGTTTCTCTTCCCCCAAATCAGAACCTCAGAATCTTACATTGCCTGGATTTCAACTCATTTCTTATGCTTACAATAGAAGTACAGGTACCATTCAATAGTCTCTGTTGGCTACATTTGCATGGCATCATCTTTGTTTTTACAAGATAAGACATCTTGTGCTGTTATTGGTTGTTTTTAGGCCTCTGATTCCGCCTAGTGCTTGAGGGGTTTTCATGGAAATCTTCTACTGGTTTTTTCATTTCTTGTCTTGTCAATGAAAAGTCGAAAAGGAAAATTTTCACTGTTGTTTTTTTATCCCCTCTCATGAAATTTGTGTCTTTCTGTTTCTGGGTTATGGGTTTTGAAAATTAATCAAACAGGGATGCTAGTGTGCACAAAAGAGGAAATTTTTATAAGAGTAGCTCTTCTACATCAAAGAAATACCCAATTTCTGACTTGTTGAGTTTTACTATTCCTCTTCTTTCTCTAATTTATGATTTTGCAGAAAAAGCTATGATTTTTATTTCCCCTTTATGCTAAGTTTGTTGCTGTTTGAAAGTttagcttctttctttgacTCGGCATTGATTCATCTTCGTATTTCAGGTAGCAACTATGAAAACTTGAATAGTGGAAACATGCATGGAGTTTACACAGAAACAAGAGGGCCTTTTACTCCATCACAATGGATGGAGCTTGAACATCAGGCATTGATCTACAAATACATAACAGCTAATGTCCCGATTCCTTCTAATCTGCTTATCCCAATAAGAAGAGCTCTGGAATCTTCCGCCATTTCTACCTATTCCGGCGGACTTCTCCGACCCAATGCCTGTAAGCTCTTTGCTTCTTTTacccaaatcaaaatcaaaatcataaattGCTGATTTTTTGTCTAATTGGCTTTGGTTTTCGATTTAGTGTCGTGGGGTGGTTTCCATCTAGGGTTCTCCAGCAACACTGATCCGGAGCCAGGACGGTGTCGTAGAACAGATGGGAAAAAATGGCGGTGTTCAAGAGATGCAGTTGCCGACCAGAAATATTGTGAACGGCATATGAACAGGGGTCGCCATCGTTCAAGAAAGCATGTGGAAGGCCAATCTGGCCATTCTTCTGCCGCCGCTACAAGCTCCATCACTTCGAAACCGATGCTCACGGCGTCTTCTACTTCGTCTGTGTCAGCATCGGCGGTGGGACTTCACGGCAGCAGCGCATCCAAAAGTCTCGCTATTGCTCAGAATCAGCAGCAGCTAAAGAACTTACAATCTGAGAACTCTTCCAATCTTTCTGCTGCTACTTCTCTCAACAGGTAAAACAGAAAAGGGTTATGTTTTATTGTTCTAGCATCCATTTTGCTTTCTCATATGTGCTAATGATCCAGTTTCATCTCATGGGGCCTAATCTTTTCTATTCTCATGCATTGAAATCTTTCTGTTTCTAACATTAAGCCTTCTATAAATTGTAAGCACAGAGATTGAGTCTTTGTCTACCAGACAACTAGCTATAAATTATCAAAATTGGTTCGAAAATGCATTGCTTCACTAATTTCATTCTTCACAAGTGGAAAGTAGATTTTTACAGTTTATCTATTGTCAGATTAGGCCTGTTTTCCTTAACTATAAAAAGTTGTAATTTCAGATGCAAGTGAGTTTGATGTTTAGAGCCAAGCAGGTTTGATGTTtgtgattataatttatagagGCTCAATGTGACAAACTGAAAAATCAGAGGCTCAATGCATGAaaacagaagaagaaaaagaagaaaaaaaccgAATGCTTTTTTCCGTTTAAATACGGTGTTGTTATTTCATGATGTGCTGTTTATTTTGGGTAATTGATGGTTTCTTTACATGGTAATGTCTGGCAGGATGTTTCTAAGCAAAGAGAATATGGGTGAAAGAGTGCAAGATTCACCCGGTTTATCCACACTATCATCCAAGATTAACCTGAAATCTAAAGAAAATCCTTTCATGATTCTAAAACAACAGAGTCCATACCAGGAATCCTCACAACTTGAGTTTGGACGTGTCAACTCAGACTCGCTCCTCAACCCTTCACATAATGGCTCTTCTGTGATCACTTGTAGAAACTTTGAGTCTTCTGAGGACATAACCGAGCAGCAAAACATTCAACAACGTTCGATTCGCCAATTCATGGATGATTGGCCTAGATCCCAATCTGATCAAACTGATGGTTTGTGGCCTCAACTTGATGTTCAGACGGATAGAACTCAGTTATCAATTTCAATCCCAGTAGCCCCTACAGACTTCATGTCTTCCACTTCGTCTCCCAACAATGATAAATCTGCGCTCTCCCCGCTAAGATTATCATGTGAGTTGGATCTGAATGCCTTTAATCAAAGGCAAACAAACTGGATACCAGTCCCTTGGGAAAGTTCAATGGGCGGTCCTCTTGGGGAGGTTTTGCACAGTGGTTCAGAGTGCAAGAGTTCATCTGTTATTACCCACTTAAAAGAAGGGTGGGATAGTAGTCCGCGGTTAGGTTCTTCTCCGACAGGAGTTCTACAAAAGCCTACATTCGGATCGCTTTCGAATAGTAGCGCAGGAAGCAGCCCAAGAGCAGATAGACACAGGACAAATGAAGGTGCTAGCATGTGTTGTGATTTCTTGGCTCCAGTCTAGTTCATACTTCCACTATGCTGCTTTCTTTTAAGTAAGTTTTGTTGATGGAAGATGACAACAAgtattgagtttttttttatatctctGTTGACAAAATGTTTAAGTATTTGTTCTGCTGTTCTTAACCTctggttttatttatttatttattttttgtttttggaaATTTCATTTGAAAATATGTTCCTCTTTCAAATCTGCTGCTTTTAGTGTGCATGATATTTGGATTGTTTCATTTTTTTCCATTCTTTTGTTGAATGGAATAAGGTGTCATGCTGGATGTAACAAAATGTATACAGCCAAGCGATTTGTTGAatttctctacctataatctcAACAGTTGTCGTACTCCTTGGTTTTGGTTTTCTGCTGTGTCCAAAAATAGATTGGAATTCAGGGAAAAAGGATACATTTCACTCCCTATACTTGCCCAAATTTTAGCATAGATGTCATGTATATGAATTTGGTCAAATTCAATCTTTGTACTTTGGTCTCTTTGACAAAACTTCAGTCTCTCATAGATGCTTTTATTTTATCAGCGGGTTCAACGATGACAAAGAGATGCTAAAATAGTTACATAGAAAGTTTGAATCCCATAACTAAAATGTCCTTTTATGAGCATTTTAGTTTCAAATTGGTTCCTTGCAAGTTTTATGGGATTAGGATGAAAATAACCCCATGACATTGTTACTAATGTATGGAATGAGTGAGTGCATTGAGGGTCTAAATTAACTGTTAAATCGGTGAGCTCTATGTTATGTAAGCATTAATTGCTGCTAAACATTTGATAATGTGTCAATCTCAGCTTGAAATATGTTGATAATacgtaacaaaaaaaaatttattctttCACTTTAGTACTTCAAAACTTTCTAATCAATAAGTAATATGTTTATCAAAATTTGCATTTTTCTACTCCATTCATCTAATAGCTAGGCAATGGAAACTTTTCCATAGCAATTTGACAGCAATCAATTTCATATGATAGGCAGTGATTATAGATCCACTAAAATGACATGTTACTTACATTTTTCAAAATGATTGTTTGTTGATCGATCATTTTGTGGTAACAGAAAATAGATTTCTTAACAGGCCAAGTGCCTGTTCAGCCCGCATCCCATAGGTACAACTTggacaaaaagaaaaaatcaataTTAGGCTCAATCAGATCCAGATCCGTTAAAGCTTGCCTATTTCAATATTTCTGGGACGAGCTAGACTTTATTAATATCAATTTGTGCAGGTGTAATGTGGAAACAATTAATCATCTATTTGTTGCTTGCCTCGTTGTTCAACAGCGTACGACATCAGCGCTTGCCACGAACTCAGATATGGAAATGGGACATGGCTCTGATCACTTGTCCATGGTTTATCTGCCATATCAGAAACAAAGCAATATTCGATAATGAACTCCCTttaatccaatttttttatatCTCGCCTGTTTGCCATCAATCAAGAGCCGAATACGGATCTTGCTGGTTTAACTACTACAGATTCGAATCTGCAAATGGAACGTTCGCCACCTAAATCGaactaccccccccccccccccccccccgggaTGGACTAAAGTCAACACGGACGGGTCTGCTATGGGTTTGCCTGGCGCAGTGGGTGCTGTAGGTATATTTCGCAATTACAGAGGTTTTGCCACGGGATGTTTTTCATTTAGCATTACTGATACATTCGCTCACATAGCAGAAATTAAAGTCGTCATTTTTACAGTAGATACTGCATGGGAGAGGGAATGGCACAACCTATGGATTGAATGAGACTGCACTTTTGTGGTAAACCTGCTTCAGAATCGGTCAACGAATGTGCCTTAGCAGGTCCATCAAGACTGGCTACAATGCCTCTCCCGTTGCTCAAACATGAACACCAAGATTACACACATTTATAGTGAAGGCAACCAAACCGCTGATCGTCTAACACATTTTGGCACATCTGCATCGGATTTAATCTGGTGGCCTGCATGCCCATCATTTTGCGAACCTTTTATTTTGACGATTTGTGTAATGTTGCTCATTTACGTTTCATTTAACTCTCCCTTTgtaaattttttcattttttatttcatgGGTGGATCGTGGCTTGCGCTGGGGTGCCAACATAATTGGGGATGTCTAGCTATAGCTTACAATCCTATCTCAGcctttcaataaaaaatggagaaagtataaaaataaatctgtGGTTTGgaccattttcaaacataaactatatggtttaaaagttggtaAACAGGTACATTGAGGTTAATTTTATTAGCAAACACAGTCCAAAATGACTAAcggtattaaaaaaagttaaaagtcaaaggaaaaagagttaattatatctttatatatatttattttataaattaacccctttattatctaattatcaaaaaaaaaaaaaaaaatcaaatacaccatcttcttcatctctctttagtttcttatttttcttctttatttctaTTCTCtcttctttgttaatttctcgaAGACTTTAAATGCTTCCTTAAGTACTTCCTCAACATCAATCTCCTGAATTGTAAGATTTTTGTAACGATGTACTATTTTCTGTCGGTATTAATTATTACAAACgtgttttttcaattaataatttttcattaattaattacttattactttattttacttcataataattaattaattatttattttttaaataaaattacatattgaattaataaatattttttgtataaatatttttatatggtATTTATAAGTATTGAATAAGTTGTTGTATGAATaaaaattattagttatatattaattgaataaatgtaTAGTGTTTTATGATAAGTGatccttttttttatagaaacgcATAAATCTTTAATAGATGAACAAGCAAGTATAACAATAGAAGGAATAAAACTTTACGAGATCCATAAAAGCATaaaaacgactacaaagagcaaaaataaccataaaaggtattaaaaatacaaaaggacaAGAAAATATATACTTCTCATAAATCCAAATCCGTAGAAAAGCACATGCAAtccaatcatcatcatcatttaaGTCGATCTGAATATTCGGATGTGAAtcctttcttttgttgcaaccacgtagatccatTGATCTACGAACAAGATAAATCGTTTCCGCTTGTGCTATATTCGAAAAaagtataaatgaaagaataataGAGTACAGATACAATTCAGATGAATAAGGAGATTAGATGAAGTATATGAAAACAGACAGAAAATTTAATCTtgtgggaggaggaagaaggaagacaaatttccctcttcctcttcaaagtagattcacaaaataaaaaagattgtGTATTTGATAGATGATGAGACTTTGAGAAAAAAGGGGAAAGAGATGAGAAGAAACCAAAGGAGGTTGGACATGATAAGTAAATCCTACAATAAAAAAGTAAGAGATGATTATAGTAGGTTGTTAATTGTTGAAAGTGTTTTTGCCCATGTGGCACAAAAAGATGCATCCATCACTAGTGGTGCTCTTATTGCTACTTTTCTCCATTGGCGCAAGTACACTACCAATTGTATTAACAGACTAATTTTGTGAATAATGTGTCTAGTGGTTATCTACTTTTTATctgaaaaacatatataaaaacacataaatatgTGTTTTTAGATGAAAGATGTGTACAACCAATATAGATGATGTGTCCAAAAAAGGTTTGTAACTAAAATTGTGAGTGTACGGACAATGCAGAGAGAAATTGGAAATTAATGGCTGATTTTGAAGATTTGAGACGCATGTCGCTGGTATAAAGGTCCAATCTGGCGCATGTAATACACGCGCCAGATTAGGCGCGCCAGTTAGCCGGCGTGTCTCAATGGCCACTAAATTGTCGTGTTCAAGGCTGTTTAAAGTAGTGAAATgttcaatttttatatatttgttgTGTTCTATATAAACCAACAGTAAAATATAC of the Euphorbia lathyris chromosome 7, ddEupLath1.1, whole genome shotgun sequence genome contains:
- the LOC136201393 gene encoding growth-regulating factor 1-like, with the translated sequence MDFGVVGLEGLVGSENTSCGFGSDRGTKQERYGSGFLKQERSDTVEDDWRSSKLSKTESMLLPQRQSLLKSNNTASTLFPYVQHQHQQQQQQMLSFSSPKSEPQNLTLPGFQLISYAYNRSTGSNYENLNSGNMHGVYTETRGPFTPSQWMELEHQALIYKYITANVPIPSNLLIPIRRALESSAISTYSGGLLRPNALSWGGFHLGFSSNTDPEPGRCRRTDGKKWRCSRDAVADQKYCERHMNRGRHRSRKHVEGQSGHSSAAATSSITSKPMLTASSTSSVSASAVGLHGSSASKSLAIAQNQQQLKNLQSENSSNLSAATSLNRMFLSKENMGERVQDSPGLSTLSSKINLKSKENPFMILKQQSPYQESSQLEFGRVNSDSLLNPSHNGSSVITCRNFESSEDITEQQNIQQRSIRQFMDDWPRSQSDQTDGLWPQLDVQTDRTQLSISIPVAPTDFMSSTSSPNNDKSALSPLRLSCELDLNAFNQRQTNWIPVPWESSMGGPLGEVLHSGSECKSSSVITHLKEGWDSSPRLGSSPTGVLQKPTFGSLSNSSAGSSPRADRHRTNEGASMCCDFLAPV